GGCTTTGCTTTGTGCGTGTGTTCCATTGCTTTCGCCCAAACCACCTCTAATCCACCAAATGTAAGCGGGACGCCCGAAACTCGGCCTCAGCAAGCAGCCACAGCAGAAAATGCAGTGGCTCCAGTTGCCTTAGGGGCAATCCGTGCGGTTCACCCGGTGCCGAACGGCCTGGAAATCGAGAGCGAGAACGGACGTCTGCAAATCACAGCTTTGCAGGACGACGTGATTCGGGTCCGCGCGACGCGCGCGAGCCAGTTTGCCGCGAAGTATTCCTACGCTGTGCTGCCCACCCCAGCGGAAGTGCAACAGTCCTTTTCCGCAAAGACGCAGGAGATCGCGGATGCCGCCGAACTCGACACCGCAGCGCTCCACATCCGCGTTGATCGCCGCAGTTCCACGGTGAGTTTTCTAGGAGCAGACGGCGCATTCATCGCCGGCGACTCCGCGTCCATCACATGGCGAGGCGACGAGTTCACCGTCCATCGCAT
This is a stretch of genomic DNA from Terriglobales bacterium. It encodes these proteins:
- a CDS encoding DUF4968 domain-containing protein — translated: MAPVALGAIRAVHPVPNGLEIESENGRLQITALQDDVIRVRATRASQFAAKYSYAVLPTPAEVQQSFSAKTQEIADAAELDTAALHIRVDRRSSTVSFLGADGAFIAGDSASITWRGDEFTVHR